CAAAAAGTTGCAGTAAGAAGTTTGCATGGTTGGTTGATCCTAATATCAGTTGGAAAGGCGATGCTGACTGGAAAGTAGCAGATGGTCCATTTGATTCTTTGCAGTACCAGCAGCAAACTCAAGGGTTCGATGAATCACTTGGATACTTGAAGAAAGTGTATTTACAGGAAGGGCCGTTTGATGGGATCTTGGGATTTTCACAAGGAGCAGCCATGGCTGCTTCAGTTTGTGGACTACAACAAAAGCTAAAGGGAGAAATTGAATTTAGATTTGTGATATTGTGTTCTGGATTTGCTGTTAATATGGGGTATGAGAAAGGATCAATAAATTGCCCTTCACTCCATGTTTTTGGCAATGAAAAGGGTGACGACAGGCAGATTACCAGTCAAACGAGCAGAGACTTGGAATCCTTATTTGAAGAAGGTTCTCGGGTGACTATTGAACATGAATTTGGACACATAATACCTACTCGGTCTCCATACATTGATCAGATAAAAAGTTTTCTCCATCGTTTTCTTTAGTTTGGTGTTCTCGAGTATTGACAGAATTAGAAGTACAATGACACCAAAAGCCTTGAGGTTCTCAAGGTGTTGCAACCTGATCAGAGGCTCATGCACATGTTAACCCTGTTTACCTTGCAACTAAGACGTTGATTTCTTTTCACCTCTCAATCCAGATTTTCTCCGATTTTATTTAAGCCAGCATTTTGTCCCTTTTCCGCAACTGTCgttcttcctttttcttttaCTTGTTGACTTTAAAAGTATTGCTATGTTCTATAGTAAATGGAGAATAAAAAGAGAGTTTACTTatagtaaatattataaaatatgtgataTCATTTAGTTAATCTGTTTTTcgaaatttttgaatattaattatttatgagtTATGACGCACGAGTTGGacaaaaacatatattacaGAGTATATTATATACTCCATCTTGATTTTCTATTATGCTAGATAATTTgaacatataattaaaaaaataaacatcACATTTAATAATACTGAAAGAAAATCGAAAGATATTTATGGGAAAAAATAACATCACATTTAATTATAAtggaagaaaatcaaaagatatTTATGATCCCGTAAAATAATTGTAATAGCAAACTATCCGCTATGTTTTATGACATGTTTTATGACAGAAAGATATTAACTCTAAATTTCTTATGTACATACATAGCTCGCGAACCCATCCGCTCTTcaaacaccaattctaggaagtTTTTACTTTCTGCGACAAAAATAACCATGTATAGATTATTAACAATTAGCAAAAAACAATTGCTAGCTAGAGACCGTCTCCCTTGAAGTTTAAGCTGCATAGGCTAATGAAAGGAATAGACTGTTATGTATAATTGAGGTCTTTGGTTATACTTCAACGAAACATATGGACCAGTCTACCTACATTTTTTTAAGGCAGACATCCAGAAGATTTTTGTTGTCTTGTCCAGAAGATATGAGTAATAGTCCAGCAGAAAACACCATCGGAACGATCTTAAACTGAACCTCCGACAGAAGTTTCAGTTTCCTTAATACAAAAAGTACACTAAATACAATTCCACTTCACTTCGGCATCAGAGAAGTGCAAGAAGTACTCAACTCCAAGCAGCATAGAACACAACTCATTCCTTATGCTTGGCAATGACAGTACCGATGGGAATTTATGCTAGCAGAAATAATTACTACTATGACCTCACTTCATATTTTCCTGCTCGTGTTACAGCTCGGAAACCTTTGTAAGGGCGTGCAGGAAGATTTTTTATATCTAAGTTATCAATTTGAAGACCAGAGAGAGCAACACCCATTATCTTGAATGACACTTGAAAAATGGGAGATACATGGAGGCGTTCTAGACCTGTCTCAAGCTTCATTGATCCAGACAGTGAAGGGGCTttgtctttgggaattttcCCAATGGACCAACAACAAGTCTGCAAGGATTAACACAGTCAAATCAGTGACAAGTGCCATGAAGGAAATGCACTTTATCATGTAATTTTGGAAATTATACTTACTACAGGGTCTGCGAAAGCAGACAGGTTTGCAACCCATGGGCACACGaatgttatataaatatttgcaCTTCATAAATTTCCAACAAAGCCTTAGGATCGTACCTTATTAGCAAGGATGTTTACAGTACCATGATTTGAAGTGAGATCAGCAGATAAAATGCAAGGAGGAAGCTGGAATTGCACTTCTATAGAGTCTATTGTCTTTCCGGGATCATTACGTATTCCAACTAGCACATTGATGCGACATGTACCAGCGTCAGAACTTAGTTGTGGTTTCACATATATCGGAGtatttttcaactttttaatccTGGAGCAAGTTTAAAGAAACAGACTAAAGGTAAGATGttaaataaacatataatcacTCTATTCCCAATTCCATATAATCTTTTTAAGCTAATTTAATCAAGACTTACACAAGATTAATCCTCAAGTTACACACCCTTCGACAGTTTCCCATACATAATATAAAAAGTTCATGAATTGTATGATTATATCCTATTACCTATATATTACAGCCCTGTGAGGGATCTATCTAAAAAGCTTAAGAGCctcttctctctctcctctGATTTAGGAACCATCTAGTGGctcttaacttgtttctaataataaaaaatgcatTCCCTCcactatataaatttgaatcttTGACATAGTGggtttaaatatgaataaaatatacaatagtGAGAGGATATAGagagcattgttggagttgacactCTTAAAATCACACTATAGGGGTCGTTTGGCtggacttaaaagaagtgacttattgcttaaagtaaagaagtggattaaaagtgagaagttggtttggacttataagctaccagaagtgtttggataccgtgacttataggtttttgaagtgtttggataacttaacttataagttagtataattttgtaatatataaattattttatttaaaaataaattataataatacaagaccttttattattaaatacacGAAATATTTTACAGATTCAAAATGTAAAAACAAAAGGTTGacttttgaaaaaagaaaattttaaaaataaagatttttgctatgcggtcaaaagacttGAAAGTGTGTGCTAAAGAGTCtaacgacctatatttcaaaacagagggagtatatatataacataggAAAAGGAGAAAATTATAGACGAAGTTATAAATGAACGGGCATATGGAGACGGGAAAtcttaaatacaaaaataataaataggtAGGTGATTACAGGGGATAATGTGTTGCAAATTGCAATAAGTTGGAGAACAAAAAAAGCCAGCTTCGATAGCTTTTTTTTGGGGCTCTTTCCGCTTATATTAAGCCCTGCTGAACATTTGCCAAACAGTCACAGAATAAGTGAAGTGGGCTTCTGGAGCTTATAAGCCCAGAAGCTGATGATCCAAAAACCCGTTATATTACTAAGAGCCATATTTTTTATAGGGTTTGTCTAATGTGTGCCTATggacacatgctaagcgcggatatttttgcattttgattggtgtggttggtgtatttgcaggagggcccaccattattaagaagcaggagccaatcaaaatgatgcaaacacaaaaatttccgcgcttagcatgtgcccatgggcacaccatagaaaaaccgttttttatattatattatatttaggagcctacAAGGaaactcttggagatgctcttagttgtTAGTCCATATTCCACCTTACGAGAGGTCAAGGGTTCAAATCTTACCAACATATTAAAGTATAATACATTTCATAAACTCTAGGGATTTATGGTTCAAtgaaacatattaaaatatactctCTCTGTACcaaccaattctttacatttccaTTTTGGATGTCCCAATTATTTACATTTCTAAAGTTCACTATTAAACCCACTGCTTTCTTCAACCTTTCCAAAAATATTGTACTTTATTGTTTAATATTGATTGGTCCAAcaactttacccacttttcatctctTTTCTTAGCCTCCATACCCAACCCATGTGTAAGCAAATTGGTAGGATAAAGGGAGtaatattcattttaatgaTCATAAATTAAGTTAGCATCCTCTCTCGAAGTCAAATTATTAACTCAACGATCCAAATTCTATACATCAAAACTCAAAATACTATATACCAAAACCAATTCAAATTTTGCTATCACTACAAGGGAGGGGAAAAAAacgtaaattaaaaaaaacactagTGCTTGAGATGAATCTCAAGCATATACAGCGGATAAAAGGCCAATTATATCAACCACGATAAGTACTAATGTATGGCCTAATATTTACCCAAAAacataattttggaaaaaaattaatacaccAATAATATAACGCAAACAAAcacgaatttaataattaaaaagcaacaGTGCACTGTACAGGTTATAAGCTAGCATACATAAGATGTGCAAGAACTATTGTTCAAAATATGCATGTACAGAAATCAGAAGCTATAGCAGCCAAAGTTCATGGAAATTTAGAATGGACTAAATGCTATCTGAAAGCACCAACCTGTAACTCATCAACTTAAACTGTCCATCAGGAGGTACAAATGATAAGTTTTGATTTGATTCCCATGGACGGAACCGAACGCAAGGATGAAATTGCACATCATTCAGAATGGAAGGGTTCCCAAATGAAAGAGTCAAATCAGGAAAACCTGACAGTTGCGAGTTCACCTCTACTTGACCATAGATCTCACACTTAACAAGGGCCCCTTCCCTGAACAGGATTGACGAGGGATTTAACAATGACATAAAATTCCTATATCACATAAATTTATTAACTCCTATATATCAGTAGATGAAAGGGGAAAGGATGGGAGTCGGCCACTTGCAGAGATTCTTATAGACACCCTTTTTTACTAACGATACAA
This genomic window from Daucus carota subsp. sativus chromosome 7, DH1 v3.0, whole genome shotgun sequence contains:
- the LOC108193418 gene encoding AP-3 complex subunit mu isoform X3; this translates as MPPLMAIEFLCRVADVLSDYLAGLNEDLIKDNFVIVYELLDEMIDNGFPLTTEPNILREMIAPPSIVGKMLSVVTGNSSNMSNTLPGATASCVPWRTTDLKHASNEVYVDLVEEMDAIINREGALVKCEIYGQVEVNSQLSGFPDLTLSFGNPSILNDVQFHPCVRFRPWESNQNLSFVPPDGQFKLMSYRIKKLKNTPIYVKPQLSSDAGTCRINVLVGIRNDPGKTIDSIEVQFQLPPCILSADLTSNHGTVNILANKTCCWSIGKIPKDKAPSLSGSMKLETGLERLHVSPIFQVSFKIMGVALSGLQIDNLDIKNLPARPYKGFRAVTRAGKYEVRS
- the LOC108193418 gene encoding AP-3 complex subunit mu isoform X1 gives rise to the protein MLQCIFLLSDSGEVILEKQLTGHRVDRSICAWYWEHAMAQADTFKIELYQHLPAPVIASPTHYLFQIVRDNITFLACTQVEMPPLMAIEFLCRVADVLSDYLAGLNEDLIKDNFVIVYELLDEMIDNGFPLTTEPNILREMIAPPSIVGKMLSVVTGNSSNMSNTLPGATASCVPWRTTDLKHASNEVYVDLVEEMDAIINREGALVKCEIYGQVEVNSQLSGFPDLTLSFGNPSILNDVQFHPCVRFRPWESNQNLSFVPPDGQFKLMSYRIKKLKNTPIYVKPQLSSDAGTCRINVLVGIRNDPGKTIDSIEVQFQLPPCILSADLTSNHGTVNILANKTCCWSIGKIPKDKAPSLSGSMKLETGLERLHVSPIFQVSFKIMGVALSGLQIDNLDIKNLPARPYKGFRAVTRAGKYEVRS
- the LOC108193418 gene encoding AP-3 complex subunit mu isoform X2, translating into MLQCIFLLSDSGEVILEKQLTGHRVDRSICAWYWEHAMAQADTFKPAPVIASPTHYLFQIVRDNITFLACTQVEMPPLMAIEFLCRVADVLSDYLAGLNEDLIKDNFVIVYELLDEMIDNGFPLTTEPNILREMIAPPSIVGKMLSVVTGNSSNMSNTLPGATASCVPWRTTDLKHASNEVYVDLVEEMDAIINREGALVKCEIYGQVEVNSQLSGFPDLTLSFGNPSILNDVQFHPCVRFRPWESNQNLSFVPPDGQFKLMSYRIKKLKNTPIYVKPQLSSDAGTCRINVLVGIRNDPGKTIDSIEVQFQLPPCILSADLTSNHGTVNILANKTCCWSIGKIPKDKAPSLSGSMKLETGLERLHVSPIFQVSFKIMGVALSGLQIDNLDIKNLPARPYKGFRAVTRAGKYEVRS